A single Perognathus longimembris pacificus isolate PPM17 chromosome 17, ASM2315922v1, whole genome shotgun sequence DNA region contains:
- the Ndufaf8 gene encoding NADH dehydrogenase [ubiquinone] 1 alpha subcomplex assembly factor 8, translating into MSGRGAVWARVRTRLRAFPEHLAACGAQASAYGKCVQASTAPGGRLNKDLCAREFEALRSCFAAAAEKTLQGGS; encoded by the exons ATGTCGGGCCGCGGAGCTGTGTGGGCGCGTGTGCGGACCCGTCTGCGCGCCTTCCCCGAGCACCTGGCGGCTTGCGGGGCCCAG GCCTCGGCGTACGGCAAGTGCGTGCAGGCCTCCACGGCCCCGGGCGGCCGCCTCAACAAGGACCTCTGCGCGCGCGAGTTCGAGGCCCTGCGCAGCTGCTTCGCGGCCGCG GCTGAGAAGACCCTGCAGGGAGGCTCCTAG